Proteins from a genomic interval of Croceicoccus naphthovorans:
- a CDS encoding polysaccharide lyase 6 family protein, translating into MARFLALMILMLAVPAHAGAADRHVRNSAEFARVVGSLQPGDTIVLADGTWRDFDIALVGEGRLDRPITLRGETPGGVILSGNSSLTLTGQWLVVRDLVFRDGHSTKGAVISFRAGKGRVANNSRVTNVVIDGFSKPDRVDSDYWVALYGKGNRFDHNHLTGKTNQGVTLAVVLDGDESRENGHRIDHNYFGPRQPLGSNGGETIRIGTSGNSMHRSETLVEANIFDRCDGEVEIISSKSGGNIYRGNLFLRSSGALTLRHGDDNLVEGNVFLGHGKPHTGGIRVINRGQTVRNNYMEGLRGTGFASALTVMNGVPNSPLNRYVAVDRATIENNTIVDSARITLGAGADEERSAPPTNSTFRRNLIGGVGAIPGLAVESDIGGIRFADNVVPQTAPEPWPGGTMRQPVDMVRGPNGLLYPTDATLAELGARRDLAVVAPDAVGVRWYARPDERNRFGDTGRIITVNAASGDLLAALADARSGDTLVLSPGAHVFSRPIRLDKVLTIRGASFADAGNTTVRLVTSEMVDLVEGGALRLQDLTIDGSRIVANDQCAIIRTGDGSMQRNTAIELSHIAVRNFTGCVHTQFVSLAPNTMADRVIVEHSEFVEFPGPILNAVEERDDEGRYNVEHAVVTGNRFRSVEGPVVALYRGGKDESTFGPSLIFVGNDLQRVGAPNSDEQRHAIALHGVQSARISGNAIDRSGAIAVVQTVGTPRLVITGNTFRAAPAPEITEMTYAGPSRAEVGDNIYEQ; encoded by the coding sequence TTGGCGAGATTTCTTGCCCTGATGATCCTGATGCTGGCAGTTCCCGCTCATGCGGGCGCCGCCGATCGGCACGTCCGCAATTCCGCAGAGTTCGCGCGCGTTGTCGGCTCTTTACAGCCGGGCGATACGATCGTGTTGGCCGATGGCACCTGGCGCGATTTCGACATCGCCCTTGTGGGTGAGGGCAGGCTTGATCGCCCGATCACACTTCGCGGCGAAACGCCCGGCGGGGTCATCCTTAGCGGAAATTCAAGCCTGACCCTGACCGGGCAATGGTTGGTCGTCCGCGATCTTGTATTCCGCGACGGACATTCCACCAAAGGGGCGGTCATTTCATTTCGTGCGGGGAAGGGCCGGGTAGCGAACAATTCGCGGGTCACCAACGTCGTGATCGACGGCTTCAGCAAACCGGACCGTGTCGACAGCGACTATTGGGTCGCGCTTTACGGCAAGGGCAACCGATTCGATCATAACCACCTGACCGGTAAGACCAACCAGGGCGTCACGCTGGCCGTCGTACTGGATGGCGACGAAAGCCGCGAGAACGGCCACCGCATCGATCACAACTATTTCGGCCCGCGCCAACCCCTTGGCTCGAACGGTGGGGAAACGATCCGCATCGGCACCAGCGGTAATTCGATGCATAGATCCGAAACGCTGGTAGAGGCGAACATCTTCGACCGCTGTGACGGAGAGGTGGAGATCATCTCGTCCAAGTCTGGCGGCAATATCTATCGCGGCAACCTGTTCCTGCGTTCCAGCGGAGCGCTGACGCTTCGTCACGGTGACGACAATCTGGTGGAGGGCAACGTATTCCTCGGCCATGGCAAGCCGCATACCGGAGGAATCCGCGTGATCAATCGCGGCCAGACGGTGCGCAACAATTACATGGAAGGCTTGCGCGGAACCGGCTTTGCCAGCGCATTGACGGTGATGAACGGCGTGCCGAATTCGCCGCTCAATCGCTATGTCGCGGTCGACCGCGCAACGATCGAAAACAACACGATCGTCGATAGCGCCCGGATCACGCTGGGCGCGGGTGCGGATGAAGAGCGATCGGCGCCGCCTACCAATTCGACGTTTCGTCGCAACCTGATCGGTGGGGTCGGCGCCATTCCGGGTCTGGCGGTGGAATCGGATATTGGCGGCATTCGCTTTGCCGACAACGTCGTGCCCCAGACCGCGCCGGAGCCCTGGCCTGGTGGGACCATGCGCCAGCCCGTCGACATGGTGCGCGGGCCCAATGGCTTGCTCTATCCTACCGACGCCACGCTTGCCGAACTGGGCGCAAGGCGCGACCTTGCCGTTGTCGCGCCGGATGCGGTCGGTGTGCGATGGTATGCGCGACCTGATGAGCGCAACCGTTTCGGCGACACCGGGCGGATTATCACTGTCAACGCGGCAAGTGGCGATCTGTTGGCGGCTTTGGCAGATGCGCGATCTGGCGATACGCTGGTGCTTTCACCCGGTGCGCATGTTTTTTCCCGGCCGATCAGACTAGACAAGGTGCTCACCATTCGCGGCGCGTCGTTTGCCGATGCGGGCAATACCACGGTCCGCCTTGTGACTTCGGAAATGGTGGATTTGGTCGAAGGAGGGGCCCTTCGTTTGCAGGACCTCACCATCGATGGCAGCCGGATTGTCGCCAACGACCAATGCGCAATTATCCGCACAGGCGATGGTTCGATGCAGAGGAATACCGCAATCGAACTTTCACACATAGCCGTGCGCAACTTCACCGGGTGCGTTCACACACAATTCGTCTCGCTGGCACCGAACACGATGGCGGATCGCGTGATCGTGGAGCATAGCGAATTCGTCGAATTCCCCGGCCCGATCCTGAACGCGGTTGAGGAGCGGGACGATGAGGGCCGTTATAACGTCGAACATGCCGTTGTTACCGGAAACCGGTTTCGCAGTGTCGAAGGGCCGGTCGTCGCCCTCTACCGCGGGGGCAAGGACGAGAGCACTTTTGGCCCCTCGCTGATTTTCGTCGGCAACGATCTACAACGTGTAGGCGCGCCTAATAGCGATGAGCAGCGTCACGCGATTGCCCTGCACGGCGTGCAGAGCGCGCGGATCAGCGGCAATGCTATCGACCGATCGGGCGCGATCGCGGTTGTTCAGACGGTCGGCACGCCGCGACTTGTCATCACTGGCAACACCTTTCGCGCCGCTCCGGCACCAGAGATCACCGAAATGACTTACGCCGGGCCCAGCCGGGCCGAAGTCGGCGACAACATTTACGAGCAATAG
- a CDS encoding MFS transporter translates to MRNFRFLIVALVALATVINYIDRGALGFLWPEISKDLELTEFDYAIILNVFTLAYAFGQTIFGKIFDWIGTRMGFVLAILVWSLATMLHAAARSLAAFAIFRAVLGVAEAGNWPGATKANAEWFPISERALAQGIFNSGAAIGGIVSAPAIAYLFLFLGSWQATFITVGALGILWLIPWLIVYKSGPDAHPWIGEEERAYILTGQRADPSAAEEIEYAPGTVEILSRKESWGVIMASFFLDPIWWLFVGWLPIYLSKTFGFGVAEIGMYAWVPYVGAMFGAWFGGLFARNRIGAGWSVDRTRKVVIGIGGVIMLVGLLATITPPSPMVAVLYMAVILFGFQTAVGNIQTLPSDLFSGKSVASLAGFAGTAAKLAVVGLNFLIPVITVQSYAPAFIVGAALAILTVLSVLVLCPRIAPLSPRKA, encoded by the coding sequence ATGCGCAACTTCCGTTTCCTGATCGTTGCGCTTGTCGCGCTCGCCACCGTCATCAACTATATCGACCGTGGCGCGCTGGGTTTTCTATGGCCCGAGATTTCGAAGGATCTTGAGCTTACCGAATTCGATTACGCGATCATCCTGAACGTGTTCACGCTGGCCTATGCCTTTGGCCAGACGATCTTCGGCAAGATATTCGACTGGATCGGAACGCGCATGGGCTTCGTGCTGGCAATCCTCGTCTGGTCGTTGGCGACAATGTTGCATGCTGCAGCGCGCAGTCTTGCCGCTTTTGCCATTTTTCGCGCCGTTCTGGGCGTGGCAGAGGCCGGAAACTGGCCCGGCGCGACCAAGGCCAACGCCGAATGGTTCCCAATTTCAGAGCGGGCATTGGCGCAAGGCATCTTCAATTCCGGAGCGGCGATCGGCGGCATCGTTTCCGCTCCAGCCATTGCCTATCTTTTCCTTTTTCTGGGATCGTGGCAGGCGACTTTCATCACTGTCGGCGCGTTGGGCATCCTGTGGCTGATCCCTTGGCTGATCGTTTACAAGAGCGGTCCGGATGCCCACCCGTGGATCGGCGAGGAAGAACGCGCCTATATCCTGACTGGCCAGCGCGCCGACCCCTCTGCGGCCGAAGAGATCGAATATGCGCCGGGGACCGTGGAAATTCTTTCGCGCAAGGAAAGCTGGGGCGTGATCATGGCCTCGTTCTTCCTCGATCCGATCTGGTGGCTGTTTGTCGGTTGGCTGCCGATCTATCTTTCCAAGACGTTCGGTTTCGGGGTCGCAGAAATCGGGATGTATGCCTGGGTGCCCTATGTCGGGGCGATGTTCGGTGCATGGTTCGGCGGGCTGTTCGCCCGCAACCGTATCGGCGCGGGGTGGAGCGTTGACCGCACGCGCAAGGTGGTTATCGGCATCGGCGGCGTGATCATGCTCGTGGGTCTGCTGGCCACGATCACCCCGCCCAGCCCGATGGTCGCGGTGCTGTACATGGCGGTAATCCTGTTCGGGTTCCAGACTGCGGTCGGCAATATCCAGACGCTGCCCAGCGACTTGTTCAGCGGCAAATCGGTCGCATCTCTGGCGGGTTTTGCGGGCACGGCGGCAAAGCTGGCCGTGGTTGGCCTGAACTTCTTGATTCCGGTCATCACGGTGCAAAGCTATGCCCCGGCGTTCATCGTCGGCGCGGCGCTGGCCATCCTGACCGTGCTGTCGGTGCTGGTCTTGTGCCCGCGCATCGCGCCGCTTTCGCCGCGCAAGGCATAG
- a CDS encoding sugar kinase gives MISGKPVVCFGELLLRLSSEPGRPLARGNGLELAVGGAEANVAIALSSLGWPSRMVSLLPDNPLGRRALAALGEAGVDFAHVGNAAGRMGLYFFEPPSGPIGGTITYDREGSVFARATPEQFDFIAALDGAGLLHVSGITPALGQNGAELALAAVRAAQAAGVPVSFDGNYRANLWDAWDSDPRAILQDLIGQATILFGNHRDVSLLLGKAFSGDGPDRRREAAVAAFDAFPNLQIIASTARTVESATSHRIASRVDLRDSHWQTDEVRLSPIVDRIGTGDAFAAGVLLGWLDGGTAQAMAKSGLALAAMKHGIHGDTIAITRADLEKFEPAGTDVRR, from the coding sequence ATGATCAGTGGAAAGCCGGTCGTCTGTTTCGGCGAGCTTCTGCTGCGCCTGTCGTCAGAGCCGGGGCGACCGCTGGCGCGAGGCAATGGGCTGGAGCTTGCCGTCGGCGGGGCAGAGGCGAACGTCGCGATCGCGCTATCCAGCCTTGGCTGGCCGAGCAGGATGGTCAGTCTTTTGCCCGACAATCCATTGGGGCGAAGGGCGCTGGCCGCGCTGGGCGAGGCGGGCGTGGACTTTGCCCATGTCGGCAACGCCGCAGGGCGCATGGGGCTCTATTTCTTCGAACCGCCTTCGGGTCCGATTGGCGGCACGATCACCTATGACCGGGAAGGCAGCGTGTTTGCGCGCGCCACCCCGGAGCAGTTCGACTTCATTGCGGCGTTGGATGGTGCGGGTTTGCTGCACGTATCGGGCATAACCCCGGCGCTGGGGCAGAACGGTGCAGAGCTTGCGCTCGCCGCGGTTCGTGCTGCGCAGGCGGCGGGCGTGCCGGTTTCTTTTGACGGGAACTATCGCGCCAACCTGTGGGATGCGTGGGACAGCGATCCGCGCGCCATCCTGCAGGACCTGATCGGGCAGGCCACGATCCTCTTTGGCAATCATCGCGACGTATCGTTGTTGTTGGGCAAGGCATTTTCCGGCGATGGGCCGGACCGGCGCAGAGAGGCGGCCGTCGCTGCATTCGATGCGTTTCCCAACCTTCAGATCATCGCATCCACTGCCCGCACGGTGGAAAGCGCGACGAGCCACCGCATCGCCAGTCGCGTCGATTTGCGCGATAGCCATTGGCAAACCGATGAAGTCCGCCTGTCGCCTATCGTCGACCGGATCGGCACCGGCGATGCCTTTGCAGCCGGGGTTCTGTTGGGCTGGCTGGACGGTGGAACGGCGCAGGCGATGGCGAAAAGCGGGCTGGCGCTGGCCGCGATGAAGCACGGCATCCACGGTGATACCATCGCGATAACCCGCGCCGATCTTGAAAAGTTTGAGCCCGCCGGCACCGACGTGCGGCGCTGA
- a CDS encoding sialate O-acetylesterase, whose protein sequence is MTGELVSPALTDGMMVQADQPIRVWGEAAPGQELTVAFDGAGGAAKATANRDGRWMAELPARKAGETFAITITPQSGSARTLSNLMAGDIWLCSGQSNMDMMVKDAANAPQVEARSSRYPIRVAKVRRASLPAATSAMTYDIAWSPASAESIAEFSSACWHMGEEIVDRTGRPLGLIHSAWGGTTVEDWIDATTLGGIPGNAEAIALLNAYAANPQEGSARSAAATEAWIAKVSPENATTAAYAKADTDIAGWPTIDLPQMWEQAGIEPLSNFNGIVWFARDVMLTKAQTSGSLVLDLERIDERDTVWVNGKLVGAEVDPNQKRLYTVPQSALREGRNRIAIRVVDERGSGGFRARPDRFLFRPKGGDRVSLAGAWHYRIGAEIKGLAAAPPVPWKAPRGFTTLYNGMIAPLAPMPMKGVAWYQGESNTGTGMGPVYRDLLKGMMRGWRLAFGQPALPFVIAQLPGFGGYDTKPEDSGWAELREGQRAAVAQTDNAGLAVLIDSGEEEDIHPRHKTLVGERLATEAIRVAYGDAAQPVAPYPTAITRNGGDLIVRYPDNVRFEVVSALDPTAFQLCTAAGNCQFARARIEDNTVIVSGAVADKVEVRYAWEDTPIVNLYAKNGLPAAPFKLAVGAQ, encoded by the coding sequence TTGACGGGCGAGCTGGTCTCGCCCGCTCTTACCGACGGTATGATGGTTCAGGCAGACCAGCCGATTCGCGTCTGGGGCGAAGCGGCACCGGGGCAGGAATTGACCGTCGCATTCGATGGCGCGGGGGGCGCTGCCAAGGCGACAGCGAACCGCGATGGCCGCTGGATGGCGGAACTGCCCGCGCGTAAGGCGGGCGAAACGTTCGCCATCACGATCACCCCGCAGTCCGGATCGGCCCGCACCCTGTCCAACCTGATGGCGGGCGACATCTGGCTCTGTTCCGGTCAGTCGAACATGGACATGATGGTCAAGGATGCCGCCAACGCCCCGCAGGTAGAGGCGCGCAGCAGCCGCTATCCGATTCGCGTTGCCAAAGTCCGTCGCGCCAGCCTGCCTGCTGCGACTTCGGCGATGACCTACGACATCGCGTGGTCGCCCGCATCCGCCGAAAGCATTGCCGAATTCTCCTCCGCTTGCTGGCATATGGGTGAAGAGATTGTAGACCGCACAGGCCGACCGCTCGGCCTGATCCATTCCGCATGGGGCGGCACGACGGTTGAGGACTGGATCGACGCGACGACGCTGGGCGGCATTCCGGGCAATGCAGAGGCGATCGCGTTGCTCAATGCCTATGCAGCCAATCCGCAAGAGGGATCGGCCCGGTCTGCCGCCGCGACCGAGGCATGGATCGCAAAGGTTAGCCCCGAAAACGCGACGACCGCCGCCTATGCAAAGGCCGACACGGATATTGCCGGCTGGCCCACCATCGACCTGCCGCAGATGTGGGAACAGGCCGGTATCGAGCCGCTGTCCAATTTCAACGGCATCGTCTGGTTCGCGCGCGACGTCATGTTGACCAAGGCACAGACGAGCGGGTCATTGGTGCTGGATCTCGAACGCATCGATGAACGCGACACCGTGTGGGTCAATGGCAAACTGGTCGGCGCAGAAGTCGATCCCAACCAAAAACGGCTTTACACCGTACCGCAATCGGCCCTGCGCGAAGGCCGCAACCGCATCGCGATCCGCGTGGTCGACGAACGTGGCTCTGGCGGATTCCGCGCGCGGCCGGATCGCTTTCTGTTCCGCCCCAAAGGCGGCGACAGGGTTTCGCTGGCCGGGGCGTGGCATTACCGCATCGGCGCAGAGATCAAGGGGCTGGCCGCCGCGCCGCCCGTGCCGTGGAAAGCGCCGCGCGGGTTTACCACGCTTTACAACGGCATGATCGCGCCGCTTGCCCCGATGCCAATGAAGGGCGTGGCCTGGTATCAGGGCGAATCGAATACGGGCACCGGCATGGGTCCGGTCTATCGCGATTTGTTGAAAGGCATGATGCGCGGCTGGCGTCTGGCTTTCGGCCAGCCCGCACTGCCGTTTGTCATCGCGCAGCTGCCAGGTTTCGGCGGCTACGACACAAAGCCGGAGGACAGCGGCTGGGCCGAGTTGCGCGAGGGGCAGCGTGCGGCTGTCGCGCAGACCGATAACGCCGGACTCGCGGTCTTGATCGACAGCGGTGAAGAAGAGGACATCCACCCGCGTCATAAGACGCTGGTGGGCGAGAGGCTGGCAACCGAGGCGATCCGGGTCGCCTATGGAGATGCCGCGCAGCCGGTTGCGCCCTATCCTACGGCGATCACGCGCAACGGCGGCGATTTGATCGTGCGTTACCCGGACAATGTCCGGTTCGAAGTCGTCAGCGCGCTTGACCCCACCGCGTTCCAGCTGTGCACGGCGGCGGGCAATTGCCAATTCGCGCGGGCGCGTATTGAAGACAACACCGTCATCGTTTCGGGCGCGGTGGCCGACAAGGTAGAGGTCCGCTATGCCTGGGAAGATACGCCGATCGTAAATCTATATGCGAAGAACGGCTTGCCCGCCGCACCGTTCAAGCTGGCGGTGGGTGCGCAATAG
- a CDS encoding TonB-dependent receptor → MLLQSARTRRSKAKLLLSMTTVLSGLCVAAPAFAQDTADASDGAATDDNTIVVEGFREVVRSSIDTKRREDAIVDAVSSEDIGNLPALSLSEVLETITGAGGHRGKGGGSEIAIRGLGPFLGLTTFNGRQATNGSGDRSVNFSQFPSELVNNVKVYKTQQADLVEGGVAGLIEIGSVRPLDYGRERVNLMLKGGYNPLADRMENGNALSWRGTLSYIDQYDMGEMGELGLSIGIQRNETTNPQDRMFASSTWSACDATVVPAEESGRGRFSRYTDNVIDLGGENADNPFYLVGNSLGLRQQGEDDRRDALFASIQWQPDPRWDINLDTQISKRDYTEDRHDLVFADNRRIGPDPVYDENGVLQSYTGTSQLSSDGQYFQRQEDYYGAGLNVAFAADDNVVLAVDMAYSKTRRDDLNRRSRLRSDGLDIYGNPTARAELFPGTGGEVPYTYDYTNSEIPILTVDPIFDLNDHSLYSDDALLLRDRDLTEQEIRALRFDGDVSLDNGFIRSIEGGVRFGRMDYSEKFRRNQFDNADREIDRAVNEACRIDFPQSNFLGNADGHSIQSWATFDTLCLYREYTGSEDFGPPDVAFDPADVTVREETIAVYAMANIDTMLGNMPVRGNIGTRYVITDVRSDSVRAELTIITNEDNTVQIEPTGNFEQVRFKNSTTDWLPSMNLIFELRPDLLLRTAAYRAMARPDPSALGAGRTFSLAENEGTGYANVEEAIDDVRASGSPAREPLRAWNFDASLEWYPNRDTLLSVAAYHKIFQGGIIPVLRDETFVVDGTPITVPVAQQQTTDDTSKLTGIEFNAAHTLTWLPKPLDGLGFKLGLNWAKTDYRSEDISLGDQIDVETGDVIPRIIEPASITGFSKLTYTAQVFYGIGDLDLQAIYKHRSGYHQDFLGGNTQLRYVEGNDVIDLRASYNLSKAIQLRVDAVNITNEPRIDYMPVRGSFRDYQEFGTTYYLGIRARF, encoded by the coding sequence ATGCTGTTGCAATCGGCTCGCACGCGCCGCTCGAAGGCGAAGTTGCTGCTGTCCATGACCACCGTGCTGTCAGGCCTGTGTGTCGCCGCTCCGGCGTTCGCGCAGGATACGGCCGATGCGTCTGACGGCGCGGCGACCGACGACAATACGATCGTGGTCGAGGGTTTTCGTGAAGTGGTGCGCAGCTCGATCGATACGAAGCGACGCGAAGATGCGATCGTCGACGCGGTTTCTTCCGAAGATATCGGCAACCTGCCCGCTCTTTCGCTTAGCGAAGTGCTGGAAACGATCACGGGCGCAGGCGGTCACCGCGGCAAGGGTGGCGGTAGCGAGATCGCCATTCGCGGCCTTGGGCCGTTTTTGGGCCTGACGACCTTCAACGGCCGTCAGGCAACCAATGGCAGCGGCGACCGCTCTGTGAATTTCAGCCAGTTCCCGTCCGAACTGGTCAATAACGTCAAGGTCTACAAGACACAGCAGGCCGATCTGGTTGAGGGCGGCGTCGCTGGCCTTATCGAAATCGGTTCGGTCCGCCCGCTCGACTATGGGCGCGAACGGGTCAATCTGATGCTGAAGGGTGGCTACAATCCGCTGGCCGACCGGATGGAGAACGGCAACGCGCTAAGCTGGCGCGGCACGCTGTCCTATATCGACCAGTACGACATGGGCGAGATGGGCGAACTGGGCCTGTCGATCGGCATTCAGAGGAACGAAACGACCAATCCGCAGGACCGCATGTTTGCGTCTTCGACGTGGAGTGCCTGCGACGCGACGGTCGTGCCGGCGGAAGAATCCGGACGGGGGCGGTTCAGTCGCTATACCGACAATGTCATCGATCTCGGCGGGGAAAATGCCGACAATCCCTTTTACCTCGTCGGCAACTCGCTGGGATTGCGCCAGCAGGGTGAGGACGATCGCCGCGACGCGCTGTTTGCGTCGATCCAGTGGCAGCCCGATCCGCGCTGGGACATAAACCTCGATACACAGATCTCGAAGCGTGATTATACCGAGGATCGCCACGATCTGGTCTTCGCCGACAATCGTCGTATCGGGCCGGACCCGGTCTATGATGAAAACGGCGTGCTGCAGTCTTATACCGGCACATCACAACTGTCGTCCGATGGGCAGTATTTCCAGAGGCAGGAAGATTATTACGGCGCGGGCCTGAATGTCGCTTTTGCGGCGGACGACAATGTCGTGCTGGCCGTGGACATGGCATATTCAAAAACGCGGCGTGACGATCTCAACCGGCGTTCGCGGCTTCGGTCCGACGGGCTGGATATTTATGGCAACCCTACCGCGCGGGCGGAACTTTTTCCGGGAACCGGCGGCGAAGTTCCTTATACCTACGATTATACGAACTCGGAGATTCCGATCCTGACGGTCGACCCGATCTTCGACCTCAACGATCACTCGCTCTACAGCGACGATGCCCTTTTGCTACGCGATCGCGACCTGACAGAGCAGGAAATCCGCGCCCTGCGTTTCGATGGCGACGTATCGCTGGACAACGGTTTCATCCGCTCCATCGAGGGTGGCGTGCGCTTTGGCCGGATGGACTATTCCGAGAAATTCCGTCGCAACCAGTTCGACAACGCTGATCGTGAGATCGACCGCGCGGTTAACGAAGCCTGCCGCATCGATTTCCCGCAGAGCAATTTCCTGGGCAACGCCGATGGCCACTCGATCCAGAGCTGGGCAACGTTCGACACGCTGTGCCTCTATCGCGAATATACCGGTTCGGAAGACTTCGGCCCGCCTGACGTGGCGTTCGATCCGGCCGATGTGACCGTGCGCGAGGAGACTATCGCGGTCTATGCGATGGCCAATATCGACACGATGCTGGGCAATATGCCGGTGCGCGGCAATATCGGCACCCGCTACGTGATCACGGATGTCAGGTCGGACAGCGTTCGCGCCGAGCTGACCATCATCACCAACGAAGACAATACTGTTCAGATCGAGCCGACGGGCAATTTCGAGCAGGTGCGATTCAAGAACAGCACCACCGACTGGCTGCCCAGCATGAACCTGATTTTCGAGCTTCGGCCCGATCTTCTGCTGCGCACCGCCGCCTATCGCGCGATGGCGCGCCCCGATCCCAGTGCGCTGGGCGCAGGGCGGACTTTCTCCCTCGCCGAAAACGAGGGTACGGGCTATGCCAATGTCGAAGAAGCGATCGACGATGTTCGCGCATCGGGCAGCCCGGCACGCGAACCGCTGCGGGCGTGGAACTTCGATGCTTCGCTGGAATGGTATCCGAACCGCGACACGCTGCTTTCGGTGGCCGCCTATCACAAGATTTTTCAGGGCGGCATCATCCCGGTGCTGCGTGACGAAACCTTCGTGGTCGATGGCACCCCGATCACCGTACCGGTGGCGCAGCAACAGACGACCGACGATACCAGCAAGCTGACGGGTATCGAGTTCAATGCTGCGCATACGCTGACGTGGCTGCCAAAGCCGTTGGACGGACTGGGCTTCAAGCTGGGTCTGAACTGGGCGAAAACCGATTATCGTTCGGAAGACATTTCGCTGGGCGACCAGATCGATGTCGAGACGGGTGATGTCATCCCCCGCATTATCGAACCGGCCTCGATCACCGGCTTTTCCAAGCTGACCTACACAGCGCAAGTGTTCTACGGCATCGGTGATCTGGACCTGCAGGCGATCTACAAGCATCGTTCGGGCTATCATCAGGACTTCCTGGGCGGAAACACGCAGCTTCGCTATGTCGAGGGAAATGACGTGATCGACCTTCGCGCCAGCTACAACCTGTCCAAAGCGATCCAGCTGCGCGTCGATGCAGTCAACATCACCAACGAACCGCGCATCGACTATATGCCGGTCCGGGGCAGCTTCCGCGATTATCAGGAATTCGGCACAACCTATTACCTTGGCATAAGGGCGCGTTTCTGA
- a CDS encoding polysaccharide lyase 6 family protein, producing the protein MLAQEKMGIRAALVGAALGGTALVSPQLALARDYNVRTESELSTALRAAKPGDRVFLREGEWKDLQFSIKQGGTAAKPVIVAAKVAGKTIITGESSVRIAGDNIVLANLVFRDGYSPSSTVINVRGSGDHLPKNNRITGNVVENFSKPDKTQKDYWVSLTGEGHRVDHNAFVGKTNAGPTMVVRLDLDKGKPNNHKIEYNYFGPRPDFGGNGAETIRVGTSTVVDDVSGTQIYRNVFERTNGEPEVISLKSRENVVAENTFYEVSGALTFRQGGKNVARRNVFVGNGREKTGGIRLTGSDHTVTENYFEGLNGTGYLSALTLMNGESDASSSGYRAVQRATITNNSFYDSLQFAFGAGANDSRTVTPTQVAMSGNLFGGQTAMKLREYAPLGGVAFTGNVASPKIRLGNGIAATETFEVRREKNGLLYAYRDGQRIETGVPFDMQPVTWREVGPAYYEKPTPNTTQSAG; encoded by the coding sequence ATGCTGGCGCAGGAAAAAATGGGCATCAGGGCGGCGCTGGTCGGCGCTGCCCTTGGCGGAACCGCACTGGTCAGCCCGCAACTGGCGCTGGCCCGGGATTACAACGTTCGGACGGAGAGCGAGCTGTCCACCGCGCTGCGCGCTGCAAAGCCGGGCGACCGGGTGTTCCTGCGCGAAGGCGAATGGAAAGACCTGCAGTTCTCTATAAAGCAGGGCGGCACGGCGGCAAAGCCGGTGATCGTCGCGGCGAAAGTCGCGGGGAAGACCATCATTACCGGCGAATCCTCTGTCCGCATTGCGGGGGATAATATCGTATTGGCCAATCTGGTCTTCCGCGACGGATATTCCCCCAGCTCGACGGTCATCAACGTTCGCGGATCGGGCGACCATCTGCCCAAGAACAACCGCATCACCGGCAACGTGGTCGAGAATTTTTCAAAGCCCGACAAAACGCAGAAAGACTATTGGGTCTCGCTGACGGGTGAGGGGCACCGCGTCGATCACAACGCCTTTGTCGGCAAGACCAACGCCGGGCCGACGATGGTCGTTCGGCTTGATCTGGATAAGGGCAAGCCCAACAACCACAAGATCGAGTACAACTATTTCGGCCCGCGCCCCGATTTCGGCGGCAATGGCGCGGAAACGATCCGGGTCGGCACCAGCACGGTCGTCGACGATGTGTCGGGCACGCAGATCTATCGCAATGTCTTCGAACGCACCAATGGCGAGCCGGAGGTGATTTCTCTCAAATCGCGTGAGAACGTGGTGGCGGAAAACACGTTCTACGAAGTGTCGGGCGCGTTGACGTTCCGCCAAGGCGGCAAGAACGTCGCGCGACGCAACGTATTCGTCGGTAACGGTCGGGAAAAGACCGGCGGCATCCGCTTGACCGGATCGGATCACACGGTGACCGAGAATTACTTCGAAGGCCTGAACGGCACCGGCTACCTGTCTGCACTGACGTTGATGAACGGGGAATCCGATGCATCGTCCAGCGGGTATCGCGCGGTTCAGCGTGCCACGATCACCAACAACAGTTTTTACGATAGCTTGCAGTTCGCCTTTGGCGCTGGGGCCAACGATAGCCGCACGGTTACGCCAACGCAGGTTGCAATGTCCGGCAACCTTTTCGGCGGGCAGACGGCTATGAAGCTGCGCGAATATGCGCCGCTGGGCGGGGTTGCGTTCACGGGCAACGTGGCCTCGCCAAAGATTCGGCTGGGTAACGGCATAGCCGCGACCGAAACTTTCGAAGTTCGGCGTGAAAAGAACGGTTTGCTTTACGCCTATCGCGATGGGCAGCGGATCGAAACCGGCGTGCCGTTCGACATGCAGCCGGTAACGTGGCGCGAAGTCGGCCCGGCCTATTACGAAAAACCTACACCCAATACCACGCAGAGCGCAGGATGA